From one Bos indicus x Bos taurus breed Angus x Brahman F1 hybrid chromosome 7, Bos_hybrid_MaternalHap_v2.0, whole genome shotgun sequence genomic stretch:
- the HOOK2 gene encoding protein Hook homolog 2 isoform X10, with protein sequence MRVSAHLAADVQCPAPLYQPPGPEQWPGSSLCAEPDVSNLKAILQSLVEYSQDVLGHPILEQHLPDVSLIGEFSDPEELGKLLQLVLGCAISCEKKQEHIQRIMTLEESVQHVVMEAIQELMTKDTSDSLSPETYGNFDSQSRRYYFLSEEADEGDELRQRCLDLERQLVLLSEEKQSLAQENSVLRERVGRPEDEGASGLTAKKLLLLQTQLEQLQEENFRLESGREDERMRCVELEREVAELQQRNQALTSLAQEAQALKDEMDELRQSSERAGQLEATLNSCRRRLGELRELRRQVRQLEECNASHAERTRQLEEELRRAGSLRAQLEAQRRQVQELQGKRQEEAMKAEKWLFECRNLEEKYESVTKEKERLLAERDSLREANEELRCAQMQPRGLAQADPSLDPTSPAVGNLAAEILPAELRETLLRLQLENKRLCQQEAADRERQEELQRHLEEANRARHGLETQHRLNQQQLSELRAQVEDLQKALQEQGGKTEDSISILLKKKLEEHLQKLHEADLELQRKREYIEELEPPNDSSTARRIEELQHSLQKKDEDLRAVEERYRRYVDRARAVIQTLEPKQQPPGGAPLDLHALRTQLRERDVRIRHLEQMDFDKSRSQREQEEKLLISAWYNMGMALQQRAGEERAPAHAQSFLAQQRLATNARRGPLGRLATLNMRPADKH encoded by the exons ATGCGGGTCTCTGCTCACCTGG cTGCAGACGTTCAATGTCCCGCCCCCCTGTACCAGCCCCCAGGACCTGAGCAGTGGCCTGGCAGTAGCCTTTGTGCTGAACCAGAT GTCAGCAATCTGAAGGCGATCTTACAGAGCCTAGTAGAGTACTCTCAGGAT GTCCTGGGGCATCCCATTTTGGAGCAGCACCTTCCAGATGTGAGCCTCATTGGCGAGTTCTCAGACCCAGAAGAGCTTGGCAAGCTGCTTCAGCTGGTTCTGGGTTGTGCCATCAGTTGCGAGAAAAAGCAGG AACACATCCAGAGAATCATGACACTAGAGGAATCCGTTCAGCATGTGGTGATGGAAGCCATCCAGGAG ctcATGACCAAAGACACCTCTGACTCCCTGTCACCAGAAACATATGGGAACTTTGATAGCCAG TCCCGCAGGTACTACTTCCTGAGTGAGGAGGCTGATGAGGGGGACGAGCTGCGGCAGCGCTGTTTGGATCTGGAGCGGCAG CTGGTTCTCCTGTCAGAGGAGAAGCAGAGCCTGGCTCAGGAAAATTCGGTTCTAAGGGAGCGGGTGGGCAGGCCCGAGGATGAGGGCGCCAGCGGCCTCACTGCCAAGAAGCTGCTGCTCCTGCAGACCCAGTTGGAGCAGCTGCAGGAAGAGAACTTCAG GCTGGAGAGTGGCAGGGAGGACGAGCGCATGCGCTGTGTGGAGCTGGAGCGGGAGGTTGCCGAGCTGCAGCAGCGGAACCAAGCGCTGACCAGCCTGGCCCAGGAGGCACAGGCTCtgaaggatgagatggatgagCTTCG GCAGTCCTCCGAGCGTGCCGGGCAGCTGGAAGCCACGCTGAACAGCTGCAGGCGCCGCCTGGGCGAGCTGCGGGAGCTTCGGCGGCAGGTGCGGCAGCTGGAGGAGTGCAACGCCAGCCACGCGGAGCGCACACGACAGCTGGAGGAAGAACTACGCAGGGCCGGATCCCTGCGTGCCCAGCTAGAGGCGCAGCGGCGACAG GTTCAGGAACTGCAGGGCAAACGGCAAGAGGAGGCCATGAAGGCTGAGAAATGGCTATTCGAGTGCCGCAATCTGGAGGAAAAGTATGAGTCGGTgacaaaggagaaggag CGGCTGTTGGCAGAGCGGGACTCCCTGCGGGAGGCCAATGAGGAGCTGCGCTGCGCCCAGATGCAGCCTCGGGGGCTGGCCCAGGCCG ACCCCTCACTGGATCCCACCTCACCGGCTGTGGGAAACTTAGCAGCTGAGATCCTTCCTGCAGAGCTCAG ggaAACACTCCTGCGACTTCAATTGGAGAACAAGCGCCTGTGCCAGCAGGAGGCGGCCGACAGGGAACGGCAGGAGGAGCTGCAGCGCCACCTGGAGGAGGCCAACCGTGCGCGCCACGGCCTGGAGACGCAGCACCG GCTGAACCAGCAGCAGCTGTCGGAGCTGAGGGCCCAGGTGGAGGACCTTCAGAAGGCCCTACAGGAGCAGGGGGGCAAGACTGAGGAC TCCATA TCAATCCTGCTGAAGAAGAAGTTGGAGGAACATCT GCAGAAGCTGCATGAAGCAGATCTGGAGCTGCAGCGGAAGCGCGAGTACATCGAGGAACTGGAGCCCCCCAACGACAGCAGCA CAGCCCGGCGTATCGAGGAGCTTCAGCACAGCCTTCAAAAGAAGGACGAGGACTTACGGGCCGTGGAGGAGCGGTACCGCCGCTATGTGGACAGGGCGCGTGCG GTCATACAGACCCTGGAACCCAAGCAGCAGCCACCTGGCGGGGCTCCCCTAGATCTCCACGCCCTGAGGACACAGCTCCGGGAGCGGGACGTCCGAATTCGGCACCTGGAG CAGATGGACTTTGACAAGAGTCGAAGTCAGCGGGAGCAGGAAGAAAAGCTGCTCATCAGTGCCTGGTATAATATG ggcATGGCTCTACAGCAGCGAGCTGGGGAGGAGCGGGCCCCTGCCCATGCTCAGTCATTCCTGGCACAGCAGCGGCTGGCCACCAACGCTCGCCGTGGACCCCTGGGACGCCTAGCAACCCTGAACATGCGCCCTGCCGACAAGCACTGA
- the HOOK2 gene encoding protein Hook homolog 2 isoform X1, with translation MAVVLTPAGRSPVRKPALPALVPFLPIPSLGSAPRGWRLKTTREGDVAADVQCPAPLYQPPGPEQWPGSSLCAEPDVSNLKAILQSLVEYSQDVLGHPILEQHLPDVSLIGEFSDPEELGKLLQLVLGCAISCEKKQEHIQRIMTLEESVQHVVMEAIQELMTKDTSDSLSPETYGNFDSQSRRYYFLSEEADEGDELRQRCLDLERQLVLLSEEKQSLAQENSVLRERVGRPEDEGASGLTAKKLLLLQTQLEQLQEENFRLESGREDERMRCVELEREVAELQQRNQALTSLAQEAQALKDEMDELRQSSERAGQLEATLNSCRRRLGELRELRRQVRQLEECNASHAERTRQLEEELRRAGSLRAQLEAQRRQVQELQGKRQEEAMKAEKWLFECRNLEEKYESVTKEKERLLAERDSLREANEELRCAQMQPRGLAQADPSLDPTSPAVGNLAAEILPAELRETLLRLQLENKRLCQQEAADRERQEELQRHLEEANRARHGLETQHRLNQQQLSELRAQVEDLQKALQEQGGKTEDSISILLKKKLEEHLQKLHEADLELQRKREYIEELEPPNDSSTARRIEELQHSLQKKDEDLRAVEERYRRYVDRARAVIQTLEPKQQPPGGAPLDLHALRTQLRERDVRIRHLEQMDFDKSRSQREQEEKLLISAWYNMGMALQQRAGEERAPAHAQSFLAQQRLATNARRGPLGRLATLNMRPADKH, from the exons ATGGCAGTTGTTCTCACGCCCGCCGGAAGAAGCCCAGTCCGGAAGCCCGCACTGCCGGCCCTTGTCCCCTTCCTCCCTATTCCTTCCCTCGGCTCTGCTCCCAGAGGATGGAGACTGAAAACGACTCGGGAAGGGGATGTGG cTGCAGACGTTCAATGTCCCGCCCCCCTGTACCAGCCCCCAGGACCTGAGCAGTGGCCTGGCAGTAGCCTTTGTGCTGAACCAGAT GTCAGCAATCTGAAGGCGATCTTACAGAGCCTAGTAGAGTACTCTCAGGAT GTCCTGGGGCATCCCATTTTGGAGCAGCACCTTCCAGATGTGAGCCTCATTGGCGAGTTCTCAGACCCAGAAGAGCTTGGCAAGCTGCTTCAGCTGGTTCTGGGTTGTGCCATCAGTTGCGAGAAAAAGCAGG AACACATCCAGAGAATCATGACACTAGAGGAATCCGTTCAGCATGTGGTGATGGAAGCCATCCAGGAG ctcATGACCAAAGACACCTCTGACTCCCTGTCACCAGAAACATATGGGAACTTTGATAGCCAG TCCCGCAGGTACTACTTCCTGAGTGAGGAGGCTGATGAGGGGGACGAGCTGCGGCAGCGCTGTTTGGATCTGGAGCGGCAG CTGGTTCTCCTGTCAGAGGAGAAGCAGAGCCTGGCTCAGGAAAATTCGGTTCTAAGGGAGCGGGTGGGCAGGCCCGAGGATGAGGGCGCCAGCGGCCTCACTGCCAAGAAGCTGCTGCTCCTGCAGACCCAGTTGGAGCAGCTGCAGGAAGAGAACTTCAG GCTGGAGAGTGGCAGGGAGGACGAGCGCATGCGCTGTGTGGAGCTGGAGCGGGAGGTTGCCGAGCTGCAGCAGCGGAACCAAGCGCTGACCAGCCTGGCCCAGGAGGCACAGGCTCtgaaggatgagatggatgagCTTCG GCAGTCCTCCGAGCGTGCCGGGCAGCTGGAAGCCACGCTGAACAGCTGCAGGCGCCGCCTGGGCGAGCTGCGGGAGCTTCGGCGGCAGGTGCGGCAGCTGGAGGAGTGCAACGCCAGCCACGCGGAGCGCACACGACAGCTGGAGGAAGAACTACGCAGGGCCGGATCCCTGCGTGCCCAGCTAGAGGCGCAGCGGCGACAG GTTCAGGAACTGCAGGGCAAACGGCAAGAGGAGGCCATGAAGGCTGAGAAATGGCTATTCGAGTGCCGCAATCTGGAGGAAAAGTATGAGTCGGTgacaaaggagaaggag CGGCTGTTGGCAGAGCGGGACTCCCTGCGGGAGGCCAATGAGGAGCTGCGCTGCGCCCAGATGCAGCCTCGGGGGCTGGCCCAGGCCG ACCCCTCACTGGATCCCACCTCACCGGCTGTGGGAAACTTAGCAGCTGAGATCCTTCCTGCAGAGCTCAG ggaAACACTCCTGCGACTTCAATTGGAGAACAAGCGCCTGTGCCAGCAGGAGGCGGCCGACAGGGAACGGCAGGAGGAGCTGCAGCGCCACCTGGAGGAGGCCAACCGTGCGCGCCACGGCCTGGAGACGCAGCACCG GCTGAACCAGCAGCAGCTGTCGGAGCTGAGGGCCCAGGTGGAGGACCTTCAGAAGGCCCTACAGGAGCAGGGGGGCAAGACTGAGGAC TCCATA TCAATCCTGCTGAAGAAGAAGTTGGAGGAACATCT GCAGAAGCTGCATGAAGCAGATCTGGAGCTGCAGCGGAAGCGCGAGTACATCGAGGAACTGGAGCCCCCCAACGACAGCAGCA CAGCCCGGCGTATCGAGGAGCTTCAGCACAGCCTTCAAAAGAAGGACGAGGACTTACGGGCCGTGGAGGAGCGGTACCGCCGCTATGTGGACAGGGCGCGTGCG GTCATACAGACCCTGGAACCCAAGCAGCAGCCACCTGGCGGGGCTCCCCTAGATCTCCACGCCCTGAGGACACAGCTCCGGGAGCGGGACGTCCGAATTCGGCACCTGGAG CAGATGGACTTTGACAAGAGTCGAAGTCAGCGGGAGCAGGAAGAAAAGCTGCTCATCAGTGCCTGGTATAATATG ggcATGGCTCTACAGCAGCGAGCTGGGGAGGAGCGGGCCCCTGCCCATGCTCAGTCATTCCTGGCACAGCAGCGGCTGGCCACCAACGCTCGCCGTGGACCCCTGGGACGCCTAGCAACCCTGAACATGCGCCCTGCCGACAAGCACTGA
- the HOOK2 gene encoding protein Hook homolog 2 isoform X9 yields the protein MWLQTFNVPPPCTSPQDLSSGLAVAFVLNQIDPSWFNEAWLQGISEDPGPNRRLKVSNLKAILQSLVEYSQDVLGHPILEQHLPDVSLIGEFSDPEELGKLLQLVLGCAISCEKKQEHIQRIMTLEESVQHVVMEAIQELMTKDTSDSLSPETYGNFDSQSRRYYFLSEEADEGDELRQRCLDLERQLVLLSEEKQSLAQENSVLRERVGRPEDEGASGLTAKKLLLLQTQLEQLQEENFRLESGREDERMRCVELEREVAELQQRNQALTSLAQEAQALKDEMDELRQSSERAGQLEATLNSCRRRLGELRELRRQVRQLEECNASHAERTRQLEEELRRAGSLRAQLEAQRRQVQELQGKRQEEAMKAEKWLFECRNLEEKYESVTKEKERLLAERDSLREANEELRCAQMQPRGLAQADPSLDPTSPAVGNLAAEILPAELRETLLRLQLENKRLCQQEAADRERQEELQRHLEEANRARHGLETQHRLNQQQLSELRAQVEDLQKALQEQGGKTEDSISILLKKKLEEHLQKLHEADLELQRKREYIEELEPPNDSSTARRIEELQHSLQKKDEDLRAVEERYRRYVDRARAVIQTLEPKQQPPGGAPLDLHALRTQLRERDVRIRHLEQMDFDKSRSQREQEEKLLISAWYNMGMALQQRAGEERAPAHAQSFLAQQRLATNARRGPLGRLATLNMRPADKH from the exons ATGTGG cTGCAGACGTTCAATGTCCCGCCCCCCTGTACCAGCCCCCAGGACCTGAGCAGTGGCCTGGCAGTAGCCTTTGTGCTGAACCAGAT AGACCCTTCCTGGTTCAACGAAGCGTGGCTCCAGGGCATTTCAGAGGACCCAGGTCCCAACCGGAGGCTGAAG GTCAGCAATCTGAAGGCGATCTTACAGAGCCTAGTAGAGTACTCTCAGGAT GTCCTGGGGCATCCCATTTTGGAGCAGCACCTTCCAGATGTGAGCCTCATTGGCGAGTTCTCAGACCCAGAAGAGCTTGGCAAGCTGCTTCAGCTGGTTCTGGGTTGTGCCATCAGTTGCGAGAAAAAGCAGG AACACATCCAGAGAATCATGACACTAGAGGAATCCGTTCAGCATGTGGTGATGGAAGCCATCCAGGAG ctcATGACCAAAGACACCTCTGACTCCCTGTCACCAGAAACATATGGGAACTTTGATAGCCAG TCCCGCAGGTACTACTTCCTGAGTGAGGAGGCTGATGAGGGGGACGAGCTGCGGCAGCGCTGTTTGGATCTGGAGCGGCAG CTGGTTCTCCTGTCAGAGGAGAAGCAGAGCCTGGCTCAGGAAAATTCGGTTCTAAGGGAGCGGGTGGGCAGGCCCGAGGATGAGGGCGCCAGCGGCCTCACTGCCAAGAAGCTGCTGCTCCTGCAGACCCAGTTGGAGCAGCTGCAGGAAGAGAACTTCAG GCTGGAGAGTGGCAGGGAGGACGAGCGCATGCGCTGTGTGGAGCTGGAGCGGGAGGTTGCCGAGCTGCAGCAGCGGAACCAAGCGCTGACCAGCCTGGCCCAGGAGGCACAGGCTCtgaaggatgagatggatgagCTTCG GCAGTCCTCCGAGCGTGCCGGGCAGCTGGAAGCCACGCTGAACAGCTGCAGGCGCCGCCTGGGCGAGCTGCGGGAGCTTCGGCGGCAGGTGCGGCAGCTGGAGGAGTGCAACGCCAGCCACGCGGAGCGCACACGACAGCTGGAGGAAGAACTACGCAGGGCCGGATCCCTGCGTGCCCAGCTAGAGGCGCAGCGGCGACAG GTTCAGGAACTGCAGGGCAAACGGCAAGAGGAGGCCATGAAGGCTGAGAAATGGCTATTCGAGTGCCGCAATCTGGAGGAAAAGTATGAGTCGGTgacaaaggagaaggag CGGCTGTTGGCAGAGCGGGACTCCCTGCGGGAGGCCAATGAGGAGCTGCGCTGCGCCCAGATGCAGCCTCGGGGGCTGGCCCAGGCCG ACCCCTCACTGGATCCCACCTCACCGGCTGTGGGAAACTTAGCAGCTGAGATCCTTCCTGCAGAGCTCAG ggaAACACTCCTGCGACTTCAATTGGAGAACAAGCGCCTGTGCCAGCAGGAGGCGGCCGACAGGGAACGGCAGGAGGAGCTGCAGCGCCACCTGGAGGAGGCCAACCGTGCGCGCCACGGCCTGGAGACGCAGCACCG GCTGAACCAGCAGCAGCTGTCGGAGCTGAGGGCCCAGGTGGAGGACCTTCAGAAGGCCCTACAGGAGCAGGGGGGCAAGACTGAGGAC TCCATA TCAATCCTGCTGAAGAAGAAGTTGGAGGAACATCT GCAGAAGCTGCATGAAGCAGATCTGGAGCTGCAGCGGAAGCGCGAGTACATCGAGGAACTGGAGCCCCCCAACGACAGCAGCA CAGCCCGGCGTATCGAGGAGCTTCAGCACAGCCTTCAAAAGAAGGACGAGGACTTACGGGCCGTGGAGGAGCGGTACCGCCGCTATGTGGACAGGGCGCGTGCG GTCATACAGACCCTGGAACCCAAGCAGCAGCCACCTGGCGGGGCTCCCCTAGATCTCCACGCCCTGAGGACACAGCTCCGGGAGCGGGACGTCCGAATTCGGCACCTGGAG CAGATGGACTTTGACAAGAGTCGAAGTCAGCGGGAGCAGGAAGAAAAGCTGCTCATCAGTGCCTGGTATAATATG ggcATGGCTCTACAGCAGCGAGCTGGGGAGGAGCGGGCCCCTGCCCATGCTCAGTCATTCCTGGCACAGCAGCGGCTGGCCACCAACGCTCGCCGTGGACCCCTGGGACGCCTAGCAACCCTGAACATGCGCCCTGCCGACAAGCACTGA
- the HOOK2 gene encoding protein Hook homolog 2 isoform X6: MSMDKEELCGSLLTWLQTFNVPPPCTSPQDLSSGLAVAFVLNQIDPSWFNEAWLQGISEDPGPNRRLKVSNLKAILQSLVEYSQDVLGHPILEQHLPDVSLIGEFSDPEELGKLLQLVLGCAISCEKKQEHIQRIMTLEESVQHVVMEAIQELMTKDTSDSLSPETYGNFDSQSRRYYFLSEEADEGDELRQRCLDLERQLVLLSEEKQSLAQENSVLRERVGRPEDEGASGLTAKKLLLLQTQLEQLQEENFRLESGREDERMRCVELEREVAELQQRNQALTSLAQEAQALKDEMDELRQSSERAGQLEATLNSCRRRLGELRELRRQVRQLEECNASHAERTRQLEEELRRAGSLRAQLEAQRRQVQELQGKRQEEAMKAEKWLFECRNLEEKYESVTKEKERLLAERDSLREANEELRCAQMQPRGLAQADPSLDPTSPAVGNLAAEILPAELRETLLRLQLENKRLCQQEAADRERQEELQRHLEEANRARHGLETQHRLNQQQLSELRAQVEDLQKALQEQGGKTEDSISILLKKKLEEHLQKLHEADLELQRKREYIEELEPPNDSSTARRIEELQHSLQKKDEDLRAVEERYRRYVDRARAVIQTLEPKQQPPGGAPLDLHALRTQLRERDVRIRHLEQMDFDKSRSQREQEEKLLISAWYNMGMALQQRAGEERAPAHAQSFLAQQRLATNARRGPLGRLATLNMRPADKH, encoded by the exons ATGAGCATGGACAAGGAAGAACTATGCGGGTCTCTGCTCACCTGG cTGCAGACGTTCAATGTCCCGCCCCCCTGTACCAGCCCCCAGGACCTGAGCAGTGGCCTGGCAGTAGCCTTTGTGCTGAACCAGAT AGACCCTTCCTGGTTCAACGAAGCGTGGCTCCAGGGCATTTCAGAGGACCCAGGTCCCAACCGGAGGCTGAAG GTCAGCAATCTGAAGGCGATCTTACAGAGCCTAGTAGAGTACTCTCAGGAT GTCCTGGGGCATCCCATTTTGGAGCAGCACCTTCCAGATGTGAGCCTCATTGGCGAGTTCTCAGACCCAGAAGAGCTTGGCAAGCTGCTTCAGCTGGTTCTGGGTTGTGCCATCAGTTGCGAGAAAAAGCAGG AACACATCCAGAGAATCATGACACTAGAGGAATCCGTTCAGCATGTGGTGATGGAAGCCATCCAGGAG ctcATGACCAAAGACACCTCTGACTCCCTGTCACCAGAAACATATGGGAACTTTGATAGCCAG TCCCGCAGGTACTACTTCCTGAGTGAGGAGGCTGATGAGGGGGACGAGCTGCGGCAGCGCTGTTTGGATCTGGAGCGGCAG CTGGTTCTCCTGTCAGAGGAGAAGCAGAGCCTGGCTCAGGAAAATTCGGTTCTAAGGGAGCGGGTGGGCAGGCCCGAGGATGAGGGCGCCAGCGGCCTCACTGCCAAGAAGCTGCTGCTCCTGCAGACCCAGTTGGAGCAGCTGCAGGAAGAGAACTTCAG GCTGGAGAGTGGCAGGGAGGACGAGCGCATGCGCTGTGTGGAGCTGGAGCGGGAGGTTGCCGAGCTGCAGCAGCGGAACCAAGCGCTGACCAGCCTGGCCCAGGAGGCACAGGCTCtgaaggatgagatggatgagCTTCG GCAGTCCTCCGAGCGTGCCGGGCAGCTGGAAGCCACGCTGAACAGCTGCAGGCGCCGCCTGGGCGAGCTGCGGGAGCTTCGGCGGCAGGTGCGGCAGCTGGAGGAGTGCAACGCCAGCCACGCGGAGCGCACACGACAGCTGGAGGAAGAACTACGCAGGGCCGGATCCCTGCGTGCCCAGCTAGAGGCGCAGCGGCGACAG GTTCAGGAACTGCAGGGCAAACGGCAAGAGGAGGCCATGAAGGCTGAGAAATGGCTATTCGAGTGCCGCAATCTGGAGGAAAAGTATGAGTCGGTgacaaaggagaaggag CGGCTGTTGGCAGAGCGGGACTCCCTGCGGGAGGCCAATGAGGAGCTGCGCTGCGCCCAGATGCAGCCTCGGGGGCTGGCCCAGGCCG ACCCCTCACTGGATCCCACCTCACCGGCTGTGGGAAACTTAGCAGCTGAGATCCTTCCTGCAGAGCTCAG ggaAACACTCCTGCGACTTCAATTGGAGAACAAGCGCCTGTGCCAGCAGGAGGCGGCCGACAGGGAACGGCAGGAGGAGCTGCAGCGCCACCTGGAGGAGGCCAACCGTGCGCGCCACGGCCTGGAGACGCAGCACCG GCTGAACCAGCAGCAGCTGTCGGAGCTGAGGGCCCAGGTGGAGGACCTTCAGAAGGCCCTACAGGAGCAGGGGGGCAAGACTGAGGAC TCCATA TCAATCCTGCTGAAGAAGAAGTTGGAGGAACATCT GCAGAAGCTGCATGAAGCAGATCTGGAGCTGCAGCGGAAGCGCGAGTACATCGAGGAACTGGAGCCCCCCAACGACAGCAGCA CAGCCCGGCGTATCGAGGAGCTTCAGCACAGCCTTCAAAAGAAGGACGAGGACTTACGGGCCGTGGAGGAGCGGTACCGCCGCTATGTGGACAGGGCGCGTGCG GTCATACAGACCCTGGAACCCAAGCAGCAGCCACCTGGCGGGGCTCCCCTAGATCTCCACGCCCTGAGGACACAGCTCCGGGAGCGGGACGTCCGAATTCGGCACCTGGAG CAGATGGACTTTGACAAGAGTCGAAGTCAGCGGGAGCAGGAAGAAAAGCTGCTCATCAGTGCCTGGTATAATATG ggcATGGCTCTACAGCAGCGAGCTGGGGAGGAGCGGGCCCCTGCCCATGCTCAGTCATTCCTGGCACAGCAGCGGCTGGCCACCAACGCTCGCCGTGGACCCCTGGGACGCCTAGCAACCCTGAACATGCGCCCTGCCGACAAGCACTGA
- the HOOK2 gene encoding protein Hook homolog 2 isoform X7: MSMDKEELCGSLLTWLQTFNVPPPCTSPQDLSSGLAVAFVLNQIDPSWFNEAWLQGISEDPGPNRRLKVSNLKAILQSLVEYSQDVLGHPILEQHLPDVSLIGEFSDPEELGKLLQLVLGCAISCEKKQEHIQRIMTLEESVQHVVMEAIQELMTKDTSDSLSPETYGNFDSQSRRYYFLSEEADEGDELRQRCLDLERQLVLLSEEKQSLAQENSVLRERVGRPEDEGASGLTAKKLLLLQTQLEQLQEENFRLESGREDERMRCVELEREVAELQQRNQALTSLAQEAQALKDEMDELRQSSERAGQLEATLNSCRRRLGELRELRRQVRQLEECNASHAERTRQLEEELRRAGSLRAQLEAQRRQVQELQGKRQEEAMKAEKWLFECRNLEEKYESVTKEKERLLAERDSLREANEELRCAQMQPRGLAQADPSLDPTSPAVGNLAAEILPAELRETLLRLQLENKRLCQQEAADRERQEELQRHLEEANRARHGLETQHRLNQQQLSELRAQVEDLQKALQEQGGKTEDSILLKKKLEEHLQKLHEADLELQRKREYIEELEPPNDSSTARRIEELQHSLQKKDEDLRAVEERYRRYVDRARAVIQTLEPKQQPPGGAPLDLHALRTQLRERDVRIRHLEMDFDKSRSQREQEEKLLISAWYNMGMALQQRAGEERAPAHAQSFLAQQRLATNARRGPLGRLATLNMRPADKH, encoded by the exons ATGAGCATGGACAAGGAAGAACTATGCGGGTCTCTGCTCACCTGG cTGCAGACGTTCAATGTCCCGCCCCCCTGTACCAGCCCCCAGGACCTGAGCAGTGGCCTGGCAGTAGCCTTTGTGCTGAACCAGAT AGACCCTTCCTGGTTCAACGAAGCGTGGCTCCAGGGCATTTCAGAGGACCCAGGTCCCAACCGGAGGCTGAAG GTCAGCAATCTGAAGGCGATCTTACAGAGCCTAGTAGAGTACTCTCAGGAT GTCCTGGGGCATCCCATTTTGGAGCAGCACCTTCCAGATGTGAGCCTCATTGGCGAGTTCTCAGACCCAGAAGAGCTTGGCAAGCTGCTTCAGCTGGTTCTGGGTTGTGCCATCAGTTGCGAGAAAAAGCAGG AACACATCCAGAGAATCATGACACTAGAGGAATCCGTTCAGCATGTGGTGATGGAAGCCATCCAGGAG ctcATGACCAAAGACACCTCTGACTCCCTGTCACCAGAAACATATGGGAACTTTGATAGCCAG TCCCGCAGGTACTACTTCCTGAGTGAGGAGGCTGATGAGGGGGACGAGCTGCGGCAGCGCTGTTTGGATCTGGAGCGGCAG CTGGTTCTCCTGTCAGAGGAGAAGCAGAGCCTGGCTCAGGAAAATTCGGTTCTAAGGGAGCGGGTGGGCAGGCCCGAGGATGAGGGCGCCAGCGGCCTCACTGCCAAGAAGCTGCTGCTCCTGCAGACCCAGTTGGAGCAGCTGCAGGAAGAGAACTTCAG GCTGGAGAGTGGCAGGGAGGACGAGCGCATGCGCTGTGTGGAGCTGGAGCGGGAGGTTGCCGAGCTGCAGCAGCGGAACCAAGCGCTGACCAGCCTGGCCCAGGAGGCACAGGCTCtgaaggatgagatggatgagCTTCG GCAGTCCTCCGAGCGTGCCGGGCAGCTGGAAGCCACGCTGAACAGCTGCAGGCGCCGCCTGGGCGAGCTGCGGGAGCTTCGGCGGCAGGTGCGGCAGCTGGAGGAGTGCAACGCCAGCCACGCGGAGCGCACACGACAGCTGGAGGAAGAACTACGCAGGGCCGGATCCCTGCGTGCCCAGCTAGAGGCGCAGCGGCGACAG GTTCAGGAACTGCAGGGCAAACGGCAAGAGGAGGCCATGAAGGCTGAGAAATGGCTATTCGAGTGCCGCAATCTGGAGGAAAAGTATGAGTCGGTgacaaaggagaaggag CGGCTGTTGGCAGAGCGGGACTCCCTGCGGGAGGCCAATGAGGAGCTGCGCTGCGCCCAGATGCAGCCTCGGGGGCTGGCCCAGGCCG ACCCCTCACTGGATCCCACCTCACCGGCTGTGGGAAACTTAGCAGCTGAGATCCTTCCTGCAGAGCTCAG ggaAACACTCCTGCGACTTCAATTGGAGAACAAGCGCCTGTGCCAGCAGGAGGCGGCCGACAGGGAACGGCAGGAGGAGCTGCAGCGCCACCTGGAGGAGGCCAACCGTGCGCGCCACGGCCTGGAGACGCAGCACCG GCTGAACCAGCAGCAGCTGTCGGAGCTGAGGGCCCAGGTGGAGGACCTTCAGAAGGCCCTACAGGAGCAGGGGGGCAAGACTGAGGAC TCAATCCTGCTGAAGAAGAAGTTGGAGGAACATCT GCAGAAGCTGCATGAAGCAGATCTGGAGCTGCAGCGGAAGCGCGAGTACATCGAGGAACTGGAGCCCCCCAACGACAGCAGCA CAGCCCGGCGTATCGAGGAGCTTCAGCACAGCCTTCAAAAGAAGGACGAGGACTTACGGGCCGTGGAGGAGCGGTACCGCCGCTATGTGGACAGGGCGCGTGCG GTCATACAGACCCTGGAACCCAAGCAGCAGCCACCTGGCGGGGCTCCCCTAGATCTCCACGCCCTGAGGACACAGCTCCGGGAGCGGGACGTCCGAATTCGGCACCTGGAG ATGGACTTTGACAAGAGTCGAAGTCAGCGGGAGCAGGAAGAAAAGCTGCTCATCAGTGCCTGGTATAATATG ggcATGGCTCTACAGCAGCGAGCTGGGGAGGAGCGGGCCCCTGCCCATGCTCAGTCATTCCTGGCACAGCAGCGGCTGGCCACCAACGCTCGCCGTGGACCCCTGGGACGCCTAGCAACCCTGAACATGCGCCCTGCCGACAAGCACTGA